A single genomic interval of Helicoverpa armigera isolate CAAS_96S chromosome 13, ASM3070526v1, whole genome shotgun sequence harbors:
- the LOC110381277 gene encoding RDS/peripherin-like protein xRDS35 yields MAWGVFAFSRDGRARLAGVLRALLIAQLVVSLCMVIFCYNTSLRVMLLLKHIHKVTVLLLYGLILFQAYGMKLHYTGGLRLIAVLLKCPHWKRATLVSSVWMLSGSLVAANGMLVYAACRGTLKALMKELSSSLRIGISQYLTEPTWKALLDTMQVELSCCGADKPTDWHDIPWINMDFLNEGSELVMKLAGADGKVLPPVSPYSCCTPRVLAPCYHDPLQQSEWREVWSESSPLLSASLHTRGCVEAVRAPLTRALLALQCFNMLVFLFQILIVVLTQLLRTSARAAVLRGDCSGVGPAVLLGSLPVQMSGPRGSSSREELREGCSSTSAVGGTYTANWTHRRTRRRHTYLRTRTSYPYLS; encoded by the exons ATGGCGTGGGGCGTGTTCGCGTTCAGTAGagacggccgcgcgcggctggcGGGGGTGCTCCGCGCGTTGCTCATCGCCCAGCTCGTGGTCTCCTTGTGCATGGTCATCTTCTGCTACAACACCAGTCTCCGGGTCATGCTGCTGCTTAAGCATATACATAAG GTAACAGTCCTCCTCCTCTACGGTCTGATCCTGTTCCAAGCTTACGGCATGAAGCTGCACTACACCGGGGGGTTGCGGCTCATCGCCGTGCTGCTGAAGTGTCCTCACTGGAAGAGGGCCACGCTTGTCAGTAGCGTGTGGATGCTCAGTGGGTCGCTGGTGGCTGCTAATGGCATGCTCGTGTATGCTGCTTGTAGGGGGACCTTGAAG GCTCTGATGAAGGAGCTGTCTTCGTCACTGCGTATCGGAATATCACAGTACTTGACGGAACCCACGTGGAAAGCGCTCTTGGATACCATGCAG GTGGAGTTAAGTTGCTGCGGAGCAGACAAACCAACAGATTGGCACGACATACCATGGATAAACATGGACTTTCTAAACGAAGGCTCAGAACTAGTTATGAA GCTGGCGGGGGCTGACGGGAAGGTACTGCCCCCTGTGTCTCCGTACTCTTGTTGCACGCCGAGAGTGCTGGCACCGTGTTACCACGACCCCTTACAACAG TCGGAGTGGCGCGAGGTGTGGTCGGAGAGCTCGCCGCTGCTGTCGGCGTCGCTGCACACGCGCGGCTGCGTGGAGGCGGTGCGGGCGCCGCTCACGCGCGCGCTGCTCGCGCTGCAGTGCTTCAACATGCTCGTCTTCCTCTTCCAA ATCCTGATAGTGGTGCTGACGCAGCTACTCCGCACGAGCGCGCGGGCGGCGGTGCTGCGCGGCGACTGCAGCGGCGTGGGGCCCGCCGTGCTGCTCGGCTCGCTGCCCGTACAGATGTCCGGACCG CGAGGCAGCTCAAGTCGGGAAGAGCTACGAGAGGGATGCTCGAGTACGAGCGCGGTGGGCGGTACGTACACCGCCAACTGGACACATCGCCGCACTCGCCGGAGACACACCTACCTCCGGACCAGGACCAGCTATCCTTACTTGTCTTA G